The following are from one region of the Nicotiana tomentosiformis chromosome 7, ASM39032v3, whole genome shotgun sequence genome:
- the LOC104090392 gene encoding uncharacterized protein encodes MAQLLSPVCTDSLKLQNPLQLFSSRSKWPILANNFNNLNWSSVGHSGKKRRLGRIKVAYQDSAASEEIADDYYGVLGLLPDATPTQIKKAYYNCMKACHPDLSGDDPETTNFCMFINEVYEILSDPVQRRVYDEIHGYTATAINPFLSDSSTKDHVFVDEFSCIGCKNCANVCPKVFGIEEDYGRARVYDQSGNTDLIQQAIDSCPVDCIHWTSAAQLSLLEDEMRRVERVNVAFMLSGMGGGSVDVFRMASIRWEKRQSKVLEQAKIRMMKKKDSEKPESYWDNLWGNAKDYANTDEEVEERTKRAAAAARRWREYSRRGADKPPTFKLPEAISNDN; translated from the exons ATGGCTCAATTATTGTCACCTGTTTGCACAGATTCCCTCAAATTACAAAACCCACTGCAGCTTTTCTCTTCAAGAAGTAAATGGCCAATTTTGgctaataattttaataatttgaATTGGAGCTCAGTTGGTCATTCTGGGAAGAAGAGAAGATTAGGGAGAATCAAAGTTGCTTATCAAGATTCCGCAGCATCTGAGGAAATTGCTGATGATTACTATGGTGTTTTGGGTTTG CTTCCTGATGCTACACCCACGCAAATAAAGAAAGCGTATTATAATTGCATGAAAGCTTGTCATCCAGATTTGAGTGGTGATGATCCTGAGACCACGAATTTTTGCATGTTTATCAATGAGGTCTATGAG ATTCTTAGTGATCCTGTGCAAAGGAGAGTTTATGATGAGATCCACGGGTACACTGCCACAGCAATCAATCCTTTCCTGAGTGATTCATCAACGAAAGATCATGTATTTGTTGATGAGTTTAGCTGCATAG GCTGCAAAAATTGTGCCAATGTTTGCCCAAAAGTGTTTGGCATTGAGGAAGACTATGGAAGAGCTAGAGTTTACGATCAATCTGGAAACACTGATTTAATTCAACAAGCTATAGATAGCTG CCCAGTTGATTGTATCCATTGGACTTCTGCTGCACAGCTATCTTTGCTTGAGGATGAAATGCGAAGAGTAGAAAGAGTAAAC GTTGCCTTCATGCTTTCAGGAATGGGTGGTGGATCAGTGGATGTTTTCAGAATG GCGAGCATCCGGTGGGAGAAACGACAATCTAAAGTCTTG GAACAAGCTAAAATCAGAATGATGAAGAAGAAAGATTCTGAGAAACCTGAATCGTACTGGGACAACTTATGGGGCAATGCTAAAGACTACGCAAACACAG ATGAAGAAGTGGAAGAAAGAACAAAACGAGCTGCAGCAGCTGCTCGAAGATGGAGAGAATACTCAAGGAGAGGCGCCGATAAACCTCCTACCTTTAAACTTCCAGAGGCCATCTCCAATGACAATTGA
- the LOC104090393 gene encoding uncharacterized protein isoform X1 → MRNIISMWENGRPSENGSDNGKDNDDNNKEKTIAKAAGFVVFSGIAMSILKAVNPFNNPNLNSQSSEVKATVFELAQLQTQPQVLQQCQPEPEPIVKKPNCCAEKRAKEASQNVIEIERGDTLWGLSRQYGVCVSIEAIKEANGLEGDTIYAGKKLVIP, encoded by the exons ATGAGGAACATTATATCGATGTGGGAAAATGGACGGCCGTCGGAAAATGGATCCGACAACGGCAAGGATAATGACGATAACAATAAGGAGAAGACGATAGCAAAGGCAGCAGGGTTCGTGGTTTTCTCGGGAATCGCAATGAGCATTCTCAAAGCCGTCAATCCTTTCAATAATCCAAACCTCAATAGTCAAAGCAGTGAGGTAAAGGCAACAGTTTTTGAGTTAGCTCAACTTCAAACTCAGCCTCAAGTGCTTCAACAATGCCAGCCAGAGCCTGAGCCCATTGTCAAG AAACCGAATTGTTGTGCGGAGAAAAGAGCGAAGGAAGCTTCACAAAATGTAATAGAGATTGAGCGGGGAGACACTCTTTGGGGGCTCTCTAGACAATATGGGGTTTGC GTCTCAATTGAGGCAATTAAGGAGGCTAACGGGCTTGAAGGGGACACCATCTATGCTGGCAAGAAACTTGTAATACCCTAA
- the LOC104090393 gene encoding uncharacterized protein isoform X2 produces MRNIISMWENGRPSENGSDNGKDNDDNNKEKTIAKAAGFVVFSGIAMSILKAVNPFNNPNLNSQSSEVKATVFELAQLQTQPQVLQQCQPEPEPIVKKPNCCAEKRAKEASQNVIEIERGDTLWGLSRQYGVSIEAIKEANGLEGDTIYAGKKLVIP; encoded by the exons ATGAGGAACATTATATCGATGTGGGAAAATGGACGGCCGTCGGAAAATGGATCCGACAACGGCAAGGATAATGACGATAACAATAAGGAGAAGACGATAGCAAAGGCAGCAGGGTTCGTGGTTTTCTCGGGAATCGCAATGAGCATTCTCAAAGCCGTCAATCCTTTCAATAATCCAAACCTCAATAGTCAAAGCAGTGAGGTAAAGGCAACAGTTTTTGAGTTAGCTCAACTTCAAACTCAGCCTCAAGTGCTTCAACAATGCCAGCCAGAGCCTGAGCCCATTGTCAAG AAACCGAATTGTTGTGCGGAGAAAAGAGCGAAGGAAGCTTCACAAAATGTAATAGAGATTGAGCGGGGAGACACTCTTTGGGGGCTCTCTAGACAATATGGG GTCTCAATTGAGGCAATTAAGGAGGCTAACGGGCTTGAAGGGGACACCATCTATGCTGGCAAGAAACTTGTAATACCCTAA